The genomic region AAAAAAATTAGGAAACTGCTAATAATGGCTAAACGTCTATAAACCTCTCAGAATCACCTCTAACAGACTTTTCGTTCCAACCATACAAAATATCGAATGCTGATTTTAAATGCGTGTATCAAAGCGACAGGTGGGTTTTTGTAGTATCTCCATGGTTTCATAAACAGGTTGAAAGCGGCATAAACAGAGGGGATATTTTACAAGTTATAAAATATAAAAACCCCCTTCACGAATGAAGAGGGTTTATCGTTACATAAAGATTATCAGCAGGGCGGCAATCCTGATCTCTGGTAACTACCCAATGGGTAGCGCGTGGGGAACCTTTCCCACCTCAAATAACCTTTATGTAGTTAATATATTCAATAGTTTGTTCAAATAAACAATTTTTATTGTTCTTTTCACTTATTATGATACACGTTAAAGCTCTTTTTGTAAACTAAGCGTTACAATTGAGAAGGGACTTATTTAGAAAAAGTTGAAAACGGATGAATACGCTGGGTACGCAAGCGTTTTTGAATCTTATCTGCCCCATTGTCTAATATATAAAAAGAACTCATAAACAAACCACTCTCCGCACTCAATTTGATGGGTAAAATAACATGATCGTTCACTATTTTATATATTTCTACTGTATGAGGTTCTTTAGGGTTCTGTCCAGCAAAATCAGGAAGAGCAATCATACCTGGTATATGTTGATGATATGTTAAAAAGTCATTCCAATGCCCTCGCTTTTGCAAATGCTTCAACACACCTGGAGGCATGTATACTTCTAAACTGGCACATTGGATAGAATAATGATCAATAATACATTCAGGTATAACCCCTACTAATTGTGTCTCTTTGGCGCTAGGATCTATATTTATTTTCATAGCATTACAACCTTTTTTCAGTTTATTATCCCAAGTATAAAACAAAAAGAAAAATTCGTACATTTAGCTGTAAAACCTACTAAAACCACGCACAACCTACCGAAACTTTTCCATAGAATTTGATGAATCACTCTTCTCTATATATTTTATATACCTGTAGGTTGTAGGTGTAAATTATATTAATAATTCCTCCCTTTTCATCGAATGGTTTTTGATCTTTTAACATGACCTATCCGAACAATTTTATGTAATTCATCTATCGGCTTAGCTTTTAGAATGAATGATATATCTTTAGGCTCTACCTCATGGCCAAGTTCATTCAACTTCTCTGCTACCTTAACTACACTTCCAGTATAGGCGTATTCTTTGATGACCAATTTTTCAAGAGTATCAGTCTTATATGATTCAACAAGATTGACATATTGCTGTAAGGAGTCAATCTTTTGTTTAGCTTGGGCGACTGTTAAGAACTTGTTCATAATAACACCTCTTTGTATGGAGATTATGTCCATCACTCATTTCGACATAAAGGCAAATCTTCCTGTGTTATATTGTCAATTTCTTCAATAGAAAAATCCCAATATA from Bacillus sp. FJAT-52991 harbors:
- a CDS encoding plasmid-related protein, whose protein sequence is MKINIDPSAKETQLVGVIPECIIDHYSIQCASLEVYMPPGVLKHLQKRGHWNDFLTYHQHIPGMIALPDFAGQNPKEPHTVEIYKIVNDHVILPIKLSAESGLFMSSFYILDNGADKIQKRLRTQRIHPFSTFSK